The following are encoded together in the Echeneis naucrates chromosome 9, fEcheNa1.1, whole genome shotgun sequence genome:
- the erap2 gene encoding endoplasmic reticulum aminopeptidase 2, whose product MALVSLFALSLFHVFLVGSQPNSSQQASGHQGAQSLLGTDNLSFPWSRLRLPRYIVPLHYRLLLHPDLENLNFTGSVQIQIDVQNNTNWVVLHSKGLQISRATILNQNLAHLSEQVLPVLHNPSHEQIGIFSPRVLSSGQKYFLYIEFGAKLAEGFYGFYKSTYRTSSGETRNLASTHFEPTSARMAFPCFDEPIFKANFSVRIRRSPEYISLSNMPVVKTVKISNDLIEDRFAASVKMSTYLVAFVICDFKSVTATTSSGVKVSIYAAAEKWSQTNYALEVAVKMLDFYEEYFNIRYPLPKQDLIAIPDFQSGAMENWGLTTYRETSLLFDPPTSSISDKLWVTMVIGHELAHQWFGNLVTMKWWNDIWLNEGFARYMEYISVEATYPELKVDEYLLDTCFAAVGHDSLNSSRPISSPAENPTQIKEMFDTVSYDKGACVLHMLRHFLTDDVFQSGIVRYLRKYSYKNAHNQDLWDSLANTCSEEDFISGEHCYSSSQATKNAYLFAGEHLDLTAMMNTWTLQKGIPLVTVTRKGSRLLLRQDRFLRTVLPSDPLWPMLQKGFLWHIPLTYKTDVSSTIHRHLMTTQTDSIHIGEEVSWVKVNADMTGYYVVHYEDGGWDEINKLLRENHTALSYKDRSHLIHNAFQLVTAGHLPINKALDLIGYLRYESHTVPLLQGLGYLEAFYRLIEKRHEPELTQNLGTYILRFFRAVIDQQTWSDSGSVSERRLRSEVLSLACHLDDPPCLERAQQSFKDWLQSNGTLNLPTDVAEIVYTVGAQDNDGWTSLLHAYNNSLSAAQKHKILFALTHSRDTNKLERLLELGVEGKVIRSQDLSSLILMVARNPRGYQLAWTFVKTNWDMLVKRFQLGSFCIRNILIGTTGHFSSPKELTEVQLFFESIKEQSSQLRATQVALDNVRKNVRWFQRNLEPLRDWVNDQLK is encoded by the exons ATGGCCTTGGTGAGCCTGTTTGCACTGTCTTTATTTCACGTGTTTCTTGTTGGGAGTCAACCCAACAGTTCACAACAAGCATCAGGTCATCAAGGAGCACAATCTCTGTTGGGCACTGATAATCTGTCCTTCCCATGGAGCCGTCTTCGTCTGCCGAG GTACATCGTTCCTCTTCACTACCGTCTCCTCCTGCATCCAGACCTCGAAAATCTCAACTTCACTGGCTCAGTTCAGATCCAGATTGATGTTCAGAACAATACAAACTGGGTTGTATTACACAGCAAGGGACTACAGATCTCCAGAGCCACCATACTGAATCAGAACCTTGCTCATCTGTCTGAACAG GTTCTTCCAGTTCTTCATAACCCTTCACATGAGCAGATTGGCATTTTCTCTCCCAGGGTGCTCAGCAGTGGGCAGAAATATTTTCTGTATATTGAGTTTGGGGCAAAACTTGCTGAGGGCTTTTATGGCTTCTACAAGAGCACCTACAGGACTAGCTCAGGGGAAACCAG AAATTTAGCTTCGACTCACTTTGAGCCCACCAGTGCTCGAATGGCATTCCCTTGTTTTGATGAGCCAATCTTTAAAGCTAACTTCTCTGTGCGGATCAGGAGGAGCCCAGAGTACATTTCACTCTCCAACATGCCTGTA gTTAAGACAGTTAAAATAAGCAATGACCTGATTGAGGACCGGTTTGCTGCGAGTGTGAAGATGAGCACATACCTCGTAGCATTCGTCATCTGTGATTTCAAATCTGTTACTGCAACAACATCCTCTGGAGTAAAG GTGTCCATCtatgctgctgctgagaagtGGTCTCAGACCAACTATGCCCTTGAGGTAGCTGTCAAGATGCTGGACTTTTACGAGGAGTACTTCAACATCCGCTATCCTCTCCCCAAACAAG ATCTGATCGCCATCCCAGATTTCCAGTCTGGTGCGATGGAGAACTGGGGTCTGACGACCTACCGAGAGACTAGCCTTCTCTTTGACCCCCCCACATCCTCTATTTCTGATAAACTCTGGGTTACTATGGTGATTGGCCACGAGCTTGCCCATCAG TGGTTTGGTAACTTGGTGACCATGAAGTGGTGGAATGATATATGGCTGAATGAAGGCTTTGCCAGATACATGGAATATATTTCAGTGGAGGCCACCTACCCTGAACTCAAAGTG GATGAATATCTACTGGATACCTGCTTTGCAGCTGTTGGTCATGATTCATTGAACTCCTCTCGCCCGATATCCAGTCCAGCAGAGAACCCCACTCAGATTAAAGAAATGTTCGACACAGTCTCCTATGACAAG GGAGCATGTGTCCTGCACATGCTGCGACACTTTCTCACAGATGATGTGTTTCAGAGCGGGATAGTGCGATACCTCCGCAAATACAGctacaaaaatgcacacaaccAGGACCTGTGGGACAGTCTGGCAAAT aCGTGCTCAGAAGAAGACTTTATCTCAGGAGAACATTGTTACAGCAGTAGCCAGGCCACCAAGAATGCA TACTTGTTTGCAGGGGAACATCTGGATCTGACAGCCATGATGAACACTTGGACTCTGCAGAAAGGTATTCCTCTGGTGACTGTAACAAGGAAAGGGTCCCGTTTGCTGCTTCGACAGGACAGGTTCCTGCGGACAGTCCTGCCTTCTGATCCTCTCTGGCCCATGTTGCAGAAAGG ttttctttggCATATCCCGCTGACGTACAAGACCGATGTTTCAAGCACCATTCACAGACACCTGATGACAACACAAACTG ACAGTATCCACATAGGGGAGGAAGTCAGCTGGGTGAAAGTAAACGCTGACATGACTGGCTATTATGTGGTGCATTATGAGGATGGTGGTTGGGATGAGATAAACAAACTGCTGAGGGAAAACCACACTGCTCTAAGCTACAAAGACAGGAGTCACCTCATACACAACGCTTTCCAATTGGTCAC GGCAGGTCACCTGCCAATCAATAAAGCCCTAGACCTGATTGGTTATCTACGATATGAGAGCCACACAGTGCCTCTACTCCAAGGACTGGGCTATCTGGAGGCCTTTTACCGGTTGATTGAAAAAAGGCATGAGCCTGAGCTAACACAAAACCTGGGG ACGTATATCCTGCGATTCTTCCGTGCTGTCATTGATCAGCAGACGTGGAGCGACAGCGGCTCTGTATCAGAACGACGGCTGAGGTCAGAAGTCCTCTCTTTGGCTTGTCACCTGGATGACCCTCCCTGTCTGGAGCGAGCGCAGCAGAGCTTCAAAGACTGGCTCCAGTCCAATGGAACTCTCAA CTTACCCACTGATGTGGCAGAGATAGTGTATACAGTTGGAGCACAGGACAATGATGGCTGGACCTCACTCTTGCACGCATACAACaattctctctctgcagcacaaAAGCATAAAATCCTGTTTGCCTTGACCCACAGCAGAGACACCAATAAGCTGGAGAG attGCTGGAGCTGGGTGTGGAAGGGAAAGTGATTCGATCACAGGACCTATCTAGTCTCATCCTCATGGTGGCCAGGAACCCAAGGGGATATCAACTTGCCTGGACTTTTGTCAAAACGAACTGGGACATGTTGGTTAAAAG GTTCCAGTTGGGCTCATTTTGTATTAGAAACATCCTGATTGGAACGACGGGCCACTTTTCTTCTCCCAAGGAACTTACTgaa GTGCAACTGTTCTTTGAGTCCATCAAAGAACAGTCATCTCAGCTGAGAGCTACTCAAGTTGCCTTGGACAACGTACGGAAAAATGTTCGCTGGTTTCAGAGGAACCTGGAGCCTCTGAGAGACTGGGTGAATGATCAGTTGAAGTGA
- the lnpep gene encoding leucyl-cystinyl aminopeptidase, with translation MDPFDSSNTERVNLPRNMIENSMFEEEPDVVDLGKDSTSFPAFPALDPDEVVFEPRSSRLLVRGLGENDMDEDEEDCESSARLLGMSFMNRSSATRSDSSPYTRQAPPRSCSQPSTRTMVVCVLLLVVVVSMTMALYFFTGCKFTKTGCPKPNNTTPVETVYPVSTNGELFPWAELRLPRSICPLSYNLTLAPDLDKMTFTGHTVIYMSVRHDTNYIVLHSSNLNIANATFKLGDGKASNVTVLEYKPRDQIAVKFSEKLKRGQHCVLTLEYSAKLSNTYDGFYNSSYTDKNGNKRVLAATQFEPLAARKAFPCFDEPAFKATFLVKINRKSDYMTLSNMPMAKSTPLNDSLVQDEYKKTSVNMSTYLVAFIVGDFIPVTKDVSKTQVSVYSVPEKKEHTDYALDTASKLLEFYNNFFEIDYPLKKLDLVAIPDFLAGAMENWGLITFRETSLLVGKQSSPLEKQVVASVIAHELAHQWFGNLVTMSWWNDLWLNEGFATYMQYMSLQNVLPQLDMGNLFLAVRFRALDKDALNSSHAVSTDVNTEEQVEEMFDSVSYEKGASILLMLNASLPGDQQFRKGIIQYLKQFSGSNTDTDGLWNSLTQVEVSTQHQNVSEMMSSWTSQKGFPLVTVSRKGDQVTLTQEHFLLTSDNAMHTSSMWIIPVTYLNDSCSLAPECRQLFTLKTKTGILKVPESVKWLKLNYKNTGFYIVHYGDEGWRALTEALSANISVLTHEDRASLIHNIFALSRLGRVAFHQVINLLNYMSNETETSPVTEALLQLNRIYRLLDKRQENIVVASLKNYILNLFAPLMNKKTWGEEESVSKQELRSTLLEMACNLDEKRCIQQAKSLFKQYIESNGTSRIPGDLQRVVFTVAAQSDEGWESLLNMYGHATYDAEKRKMLEGLASTPNTRALAWILKAGLNGDIIQTQELPLVISTVCNSFSGYLFAWDFVQENWDRLIEKFPVGSFAIQTIIKSATSQFSTQRHLDQVQAFFSSLKERGSQMRSVQEALETIRLNQCWMDKNLPSLRNLL, from the exons ATGGATCCGTTTGACAGTAGCAACACCG AGCGTGTTAACCTCCCAAGGAACATGATTGAGAACAGCATGTTTGAAGAAGAACCTGATGTTGTTGATTTGGGCAAAGACTCCACTTCATTTCCG GCGTTTCCTGCTCTTGACCCAGACGAGGTGGTGTTTGAGCCTCGTAGTTCACGGTTGCTTGTGCGGGGCCTGGGAGAGAATGATatggatgaggatgaggaggactGTGAGTCTTCAGCACGTCTGCTGGGCATGTCCTTTATGAATCGTAGTTCTGCCACCAGATCTGACTCTTCACCATACACCAGACAGGCTCCACCCAG GTCATGTTCACAGCCCTCAACTCGTACCATGGTTGTATGTGTGTTACTCCTGGTGGTAGTAGTCTCTATGACTATGGCACTATACTTCTTCACTGGATGCAAATTTACAAAg ACAGGTTGTCCAAAGCCAAACAACACCACTCCTGTAGAGACTGTATACCCTGTGTCAACAAATGGCGAACTGTTCCCATGGGCTGAACTCCGGCTGCCTCGCAGCATATGTCCTCTCAGCTATAACCTCACTCTGGCCCCTGACCTCGACAAGATGACCTTCACTGGCCACACTGTTATTTACATGTCCGTGCGTCATGACACCAATTACATTGTCTTGCACAGTTCCAATCTCAACATTGCCAATGCTACATTCAAG CTCGGTGATGGAAAGGCCAGTAATGTGACTGTGCTGGAGTACAAACCCAGAGACCAGATAGCTGTTAAATTCTCTGAGAAGCTGAAGAGGGGCCAGCACTGTGTTTTAACCCTGGAATACTCTGCTAAACTCTCAAACACCTATGATGGATTCTACAACAGTTCGTACActgataaaaatggaaacaagaG AGTCTTAGCTGCAACCCAGTTTGAACCACTGGCAGCCAGGAAGGCCTTTCCTTGCTTTGATGAGCCAGCTTTCAAAGCCACCTTCCTGgttaaaatcaacagaaaatctgACTATATGACTCTTTCCAACATGCCAATG gctAAATCCACACCACTCAATGACAGCCTTGTGCAAGATGAGTATAAAAAGACCAGTGTCAACATGAGCACATACCTGGTGGCCTTCATTGTTGGTGATTTTATCCCAGTCACCAAAGATGTCTCAAAAACTCAG GTGTCTGTGTACTCTGTGCCAGAGAAGAAGGAGCACACTGACTATGCTCTGGACACAGCCTCCAAACTGCTGGAGTTCTACAATAACTTCTTTGAAATTGATTACCCCCTCAAAAAACTAg ACTTGGTAGCCATCCCAGACTTCCTGGCAGGAGCCATGGAGAACTGGGGACTCATCACTTTCAGAGAGACCAGCCTGCTGGTGGGCAAACAGTCTTCTCCGCTGGAGAAACAAGTTGTTGCCTCTGTCATAGCACATGAACTCGCTCATCAg TGGTTTGGAAACTTGGTAACTATGAGCTGGTGGAATGACCTTTGGCTCAACGAAGGCTTTGCCACTTACATGCAGTACATGTCCCTGCAAAATGTGTTACCCCAGTTGGACATG GGTAATTTGTTCCTGGCAGTGCGCTTCAGAGCCTTGGACAAAGATGCACTAAATTCCTCCCATGCGGTGTCAACAGATGTTAATACAGAAGAACAGGTCGAAGAGATGTTTGACTctgtctcctatgaaaag GGTGCATCTATTCTTCTGATGCTGAATGCCTCCCTGCCAGGAGATCAACAGTTCAGAAAGGGTATTATTCAATACCTTAAACAGTTCAGTGGATCCAACACAGACACTGATGGCCTCTGGAACAGCCTTACACAG GTTGAGGTGTCAACGCAGCACCAGAATGTATCAGAGATGATGAGCTCGTGGACATCACAGAAAGGCTTCCCATTGGTCACTGTGAGCCGCAAGGGAGATCAGGTGACCCTCACGCAGGAGCACTTTCTTCTCACATCTGACAATGCCATGCATACTTCCAG CATGTGGATCATCCCAGTGACGTATTTAAATGACAGCTGTAGTTTGGCCCCTGAGTGTAGACAGTTGTTCACTCTGAAGACAAAGAcag gtatTCTAAAGGTGCCAGAAAGCGTAAAATGGCTGAAATTGAACtacaaaaacacaggtttctaCATTGTCCATTATGGAGATGAAGGCTGGCGTGCTCTGACTGAGGCTTTGTCCGCAAACATTAGTGTTCTTACACATGAGGACCGTGCCTCACTCATACACAACATCTTTGCTCTCTCCAG ACTGGGACGTGTAGCCTTCCATCAAGTAATCAACCTGTTGAACTACATGTCCAACGAAACAGAGACATCCCCTGTGACAGAGGCTTTGTTACAGCTCAATCGTATCTACAGGCTACTTGACAAAAGACAGGAGAATATTGTTGTGGCCAGCCTGAAg AATTATATCCTGAATCTTTTTGCCCCTCTGATGAACAAAAAAACgtggggagaggaagagagtgtaTCCAAACAGGAGTTACGTTCAACCTTGCTGGAAATGGCCTGTAATCTGGATGAAAAAAGGTGTATTCAGCAAGCAAAATCCCTCTTCAAACAATACATTGAGTCCAATGGTACTTCACG GATACCAGGGGATCTGCAGCGAGTTGTATTCACTGTGGCTGCTCAGTCAGATGAAGGCTGGGAGTCTTTACTCAATATGTATGGACATGCCACCTATGATGCAGAAAAGCGAAAAATGCTGGAGGGCCTAGCATCTACTCCGAACACACGTGCTTTAGCATG GATTCTAAAGGCAGGTCTAAACGGGGACATCATCCAGACCCAGGAACTGCCCTTGGTCATCAGCACTGTGTGTAACAGCTTTTCTGGCTACTTGTTTGCTTGGGATTTTGTACAGGAGAACTGGGACCGACTCATAGAGAA GTTCCCTGTTGGCTCCTTTGCCATTCAAACAATCATAAAATCTGCCACCTCCCAGTTCTCCACACAGAGACATCTTGATCAa GTACAGGCTTTCTTCTCCAGTCTGAAGGAGCGTGGCTCTCAGATGAGGAGTGTGCAGGAAGCTTTGGAAACCATTAGGCTGAATCAGTGCTGGATGGACAAGAACCTGCCTTCACTCCGAAACCTGCTTTAA